The Musa acuminata AAA Group cultivar baxijiao chromosome BXJ2-2, Cavendish_Baxijiao_AAA, whole genome shotgun sequence genome has a segment encoding these proteins:
- the LOC103974723 gene encoding auxin-responsive protein SAUR36-like gives MSLPLPSPHARREKEWMSEPSLFSSSLGHQPTPLAVTMKRYRGGFRLGRRLVRIWRRVFRLEGGYHRRPGPAPSSAISNARRRIESSAVATRLFDWGRSLSRRLRRRGEDRAPLLEEDAWGPPPKGHLAVYVGGGQPRRYVVPVIYFNHPLFGELLREAEEEFGFQHPGGITIPCPAAKFERVRTRIAAAGCHLRRKSSSSRFLPL, from the coding sequence ATGTCGCTTCCTCTCCCCTCCCCTCACGCACGCAGAGAGAAGGAATGGATGTCTGAACCGAGTCTTTTCTCGTCGTCCTTGGGACATCAACCGACTCCTTTGGCCGTCACGATGAAGAGATACAGAGGAGGGTTCAGGTTGGGCCGCCGTCTCGTGAGAATCTGGCGGCGGGTCTTCCGCCTCGAAGGTGGCTACCACCGCCGCCCCGGCCCCGCCCCTTCCTCGGCCATCTCCAATGCTCGCCGCCGGATCGAGAGCTCCGCGGTGGCCACGAGGCTCTTCGATTGGGGCCGGAGCCTctcccgccgcctccgccgccgcggcGAAGACCGGGCGCCGCTCCTGGAGGAGGATGCGTGGGGGCCGCCTCCCAAGGGGCACCTCGCGGTGTACGTCGGCGGGGGGCAGCCGCGGCGGTACGTGGTGCCGGTCATCTACTTCAACCACCCTTTGTTCGGGGAACTGCTGCGGGAGGCAGAGGAGGAGTTCGGGTTCCAGCACCCCGGCGGCATCACCATCCCCTGCCCCGCCGCCAAGTTCGAGCGCGTCCGGACCCGTATCGCTGCCGCCGGCTGCCATCTCCGCcggaagagcagcagcagcagattctTACCACTCTAA
- the LOC103974732 gene encoding probable trehalose-phosphate phosphatase 2 isoform X2, translating into MRLLPVCTHQHYPKAKEYLLNMDVISEPSIDETNVAYCTWMMRHPSALTSFEQILSSIRCKKIALFLDYDGTLSPIVDNPDFAIMSNEMRAVVKSASKYFPTAIISGRSCEKVYKFVKLTELYYAGSHGMDIMGPTRKNNFGDGHANYTVKNDELGNGVHLFQAPSEFLPIINEVCSSLVDITEDMLGAKVEYNKYCVSVHYRLVDEKLWPEVARRVLSLVDGYPRLRVTHGRKVLEIRPVIDWNKGKAVEFLLESLGLSNRDDVLAIHMGDDKTDEDAFKVLRDSNIGFGILVSSVPKETNAFYSLRDPSEVMEFLKSLVKWKEDSAIAAP; encoded by the exons ATGCGCCTTCTTCCAGTTTGTACTCATCAGCATTATCCAAAAGCAAAGGAGTACTTG CTGAACATGGACGTCATTTCTGAGCCTTCAATTGATGAAACTAATGTGGCATATTGTACTTGGATG ATGAGGCATCCGTCGGCGTTAACATCATTTGAACAGATTTTAAGTTCTATCAGATGCAAGAAGATAGCTTTATTTCTGGATTATGACGGAACTCTTTCTCCCATTGTGGACAACCCTGATTTTGCCATTATGTCCAATGAG ATGCGTGCTGTTGTCAAAAGTGCTTCTAAATACTTCCCCACTGCCATCATAAGCGGAAGGTCTTGTGAGAAG GTGTACAAATTTGTGAAGCTAACAGAACTCTATTATGCTGGTAGTCATGGTATGGATATCATGGGCCcaacaagaaaaaataatttcggTGATGGCCATGCCAACTACACTGTTAAAAACGATGAGCTG GGTAATGGGGTGCATCTCTTCCAGGCTCCGAGTGAGTTTCTACCTATTATCAATGAG GTTTGTAGCTCCCTGGTTGACATAACCGAGGATATGTTAGGTGCCAAAGTAGAATATAATAAATACTGTGTCTCTGTACATTACCGTCTCGTGGATGAGAAG CTTTGGCCCGAGGTTGCTCGGCGTGTGCTCAGCTTGGTCGACGGCTACCCTCGTCTCCGAGTGACCCACGGGCGGAAG GTTTTAGAGATCCGTCCTGTGATTGATTGGAACAAGGGGAAAGCTGTTGAGTTTCTACTCGAATCCCTCGGTCTCAGCAACCGTGATGATGTGCTTGCAATTCACATGGGAGATGACAAAACTGATGAGGACGCATTTAAG GTGTTGAGGGACAGTAACATTGGGTTTGGCATCCTTGTATCATCTGTGCCTAAAGAAACCAATGCATTCTACTCTCTCAGAGACCCCTCCGAG GTAATGGAATTTCTGAAGTCTCTGGTCAAATGGAAGGAGGATAGTGCAATTGCAGCTCCAtag
- the LOC103974732 gene encoding probable trehalose-phosphate phosphatase 2 isoform X1, translating to MCGSSPIPSESAPLNNSRLELSSNIISYSVAAHAPSSSLYSSALSKSKGVLGKFDDAYVSGWLDAMKSSSPPRKQLNMDVISEPSIDETNVAYCTWMMRHPSALTSFEQILSSIRCKKIALFLDYDGTLSPIVDNPDFAIMSNEMRAVVKSASKYFPTAIISGRSCEKVYKFVKLTELYYAGSHGMDIMGPTRKNNFGDGHANYTVKNDELGNGVHLFQAPSEFLPIINEVCSSLVDITEDMLGAKVEYNKYCVSVHYRLVDEKLWPEVARRVLSLVDGYPRLRVTHGRKVLEIRPVIDWNKGKAVEFLLESLGLSNRDDVLAIHMGDDKTDEDAFKVLRDSNIGFGILVSSVPKETNAFYSLRDPSEVMEFLKSLVKWKEDSAIAAP from the exons ATGTGTGGTTCATCCCCTATTCCTAGTGAATCTGCACCATTAAACAACTCAAGGTTAGAGTTGTCTTcaaatataatatcatattcAGTAGCAGCACATGCGCCTTCTTCCAGTTTGTACTCATCAGCATTATCCAAAAGCAAAGGAGTACTTGGTAAGTTTGATGATGCTTATGTAAGTGGTTGGCTCGATGCAATGAAATCATCGTCACCTCCTCGCAAACAGCTGAACATGGACGTCATTTCTGAGCCTTCAATTGATGAAACTAATGTGGCATATTGTACTTGGATG ATGAGGCATCCGTCGGCGTTAACATCATTTGAACAGATTTTAAGTTCTATCAGATGCAAGAAGATAGCTTTATTTCTGGATTATGACGGAACTCTTTCTCCCATTGTGGACAACCCTGATTTTGCCATTATGTCCAATGAG ATGCGTGCTGTTGTCAAAAGTGCTTCTAAATACTTCCCCACTGCCATCATAAGCGGAAGGTCTTGTGAGAAG GTGTACAAATTTGTGAAGCTAACAGAACTCTATTATGCTGGTAGTCATGGTATGGATATCATGGGCCcaacaagaaaaaataatttcggTGATGGCCATGCCAACTACACTGTTAAAAACGATGAGCTG GGTAATGGGGTGCATCTCTTCCAGGCTCCGAGTGAGTTTCTACCTATTATCAATGAG GTTTGTAGCTCCCTGGTTGACATAACCGAGGATATGTTAGGTGCCAAAGTAGAATATAATAAATACTGTGTCTCTGTACATTACCGTCTCGTGGATGAGAAG CTTTGGCCCGAGGTTGCTCGGCGTGTGCTCAGCTTGGTCGACGGCTACCCTCGTCTCCGAGTGACCCACGGGCGGAAG GTTTTAGAGATCCGTCCTGTGATTGATTGGAACAAGGGGAAAGCTGTTGAGTTTCTACTCGAATCCCTCGGTCTCAGCAACCGTGATGATGTGCTTGCAATTCACATGGGAGATGACAAAACTGATGAGGACGCATTTAAG GTGTTGAGGGACAGTAACATTGGGTTTGGCATCCTTGTATCATCTGTGCCTAAAGAAACCAATGCATTCTACTCTCTCAGAGACCCCTCCGAG GTAATGGAATTTCTGAAGTCTCTGGTCAAATGGAAGGAGGATAGTGCAATTGCAGCTCCAtag